A DNA window from Gasterosteus aculeatus chromosome 16, fGasAcu3.hap1.1, whole genome shotgun sequence contains the following coding sequences:
- the inhbb gene encoding inhibin beta B chain: MSIYSVALSCLVAFVLSVRCSSVAVTETQSSPQESCASCGLRAPDQSERVNIDFLEAVKRHILNRLQMRDRPNITHPIPKASMVTALRRLHAGKLREDGRVEIPSFDGQAAYNNEVQAENSEIISFAESDDHTSTNTGLFFFISNEGNQNLYVSQANLWLYFRVLPAGAEKGLRRKVTVKIHYQEPGAAGGAEAGPGGGGGGGGGTGRWAVVEKRVDLKRSGWHTFPLSEAVRAVFGKGNRRQDLEVHCEGCETAGVSPIMVDPSDPSHRPFLVVRVRQVDGKHRIRKRGLECDGTSGGLCCRQQFYIDFRLIGWNDWIIAPAGYYGNYCEGSCPAYMAGVPGSASSFHTAVVNQYRMRGMSPGSVNSCCIPTKLSTMSMLYFDDEYNIVKRDVPNMIVEECGCA; encoded by the exons atgagcaTATACAGCGTGGCGTTGTCCTGTTTAGTGGCGTTCGTTCTCTCCGTGCGCTGCAGCTCGGTGGCCGTTACCGAGACGCAGAGCTCGCCCCAGGAGTCGTGCGCGTCCTGCGGCCTCAGGGCGCCGGATCAGTCGGAGCGGGTGAACATAGACTTTCTGGAGGCGGTGAAGAGGCACATACTGAACCGGCTACAGATGAGGGACAGACCCAACATCACTCACCCCATCCCCAAGGCGTCGATGGTGACGGCGCTCAGGAGGTTGCACGCCGGGAAATTGCGCGAGGACGGCCGGGTGGAGATCCCCAGTTTTGACGGACAAGCTGCGTACAACAACGAGGTGCAAGCGGAGAACTCGGAGATCATCAGCTTTGCCGAATCAG ACGATCACACATCCACCAACACTGGTCtgttcttcttcatctccaACGAGGGCAACCAGAACCTGTACGTGTCCCAGGCCAACCTGTGGCTCTACTTCCGCGTGCTGCCGGCCGGCGCTGAGAAAGGCCTTCGGAGAAAGGTGACAGTCAAGATCCATTACCAGGAGCCCGGGGCAGCTGGCGGAGCGGAGGCAGGtccaggaggtggtggtggtggaggagggggaacaGGCCGCTGGGCTGTGGTGGAAAAGCGAGTGGATCTGAAACGTAGCGGCTGGCATACTTTCCCCCTGTCTGAGGCTGTGCGTGCTGTGTTTGGGAAGGGCAACCGGCGCCAGGACCTGGAGGTCCACTGCGAGGGCTGCGAGACAGCCGGTGTGTCTCCGATAATGGTGGACCCCAGCGACCCGTCCCACCGGCCCTTCCTGGTGGTGCGCGTGCGACAGGTGGATGGAAAGCACCGCATTCGCAAGCGGGGTCTCGAATGCGACGGCACCAGCGGGGGCCTTTGCTGCCGGCAGCAGTTTTACATTGACTTCCGCCTCATTGGCTGGAACGACTGGATCATTGCGCCAGCTGGTTACTATGGCAACTACTGCGAGGGTAGCTGCCCGGCCTACATGGCGGGTGTTCCAGGCTCGGCTTCATCCTTCCACACTGCAGTGGTGAACCAGTATCGCATGAGAGGGATGAGCCCAGGCTCGGTCAACTCCTGCTGCATCCCCACAAAGCTCAGTACTATGTCCATGCTCTACTTTGACGATGAATACAACATCGTAAAGAGGGATGTGCCCAACATGATTGTGGAGGAGTGCGGCTGTGCTTGA